GCAATGCAGGCTCGATCTTCTGACCCGCGGATTCGCGGGGTTTTGTGCAGCCAAATTCGCCTCCGCAGCTGATTTACCCCACATTGTAAATCTCACCATATCTAGAGTCCTGAGCCCCAGGACTCCGGACACGGTCGGATGACGGGTTTGGGTGTTTGTTGAGTTTCCGGGGTTTTTCTTGCTGGAACCCTGTTAATTTTGCCCATTCTTCGATATAATAGATTAAGGAAAATACCTCTATTGGAAGGGTGAAATGATGGGTCTCATGACTGCTCAACGTCCTCTTCCTGTGGCGATGGCTTCCGGTGCTGTGAAGCTGGGCCTGGCCGGGGAACTCGTGAGCGACGCCGATGGTGGCGGCACTGTTTTTTCTGCACGGACAAGCCTCGTTTTCCTGGGACGGCGGTGATGAGGCCGGCCGCCGTTGGGCAGCGGTGAGACTCGCGGCGCTTAAGGCAGCCGGCGTCGCTGAGATCGCAGCGGCCTTTGATGTCACACCCACCACGGTGTGGCTGTGGAAGCAACTGCTGACTGAAGGCGGCATTGCCGCGTTGGTGCCGGAGAAGAAGGGTCCGAAGCGGGCTTCCCGGCTCACCGAGAGTGTCATCGCCCGGATCGTGGAACTGCGCAGCACCGGTTTGTCCCAGCAGGCCGTCGGTAACGCGGTCGGCGTCTCGGAGTTCAGTGTCCGCCGGGCCTTGAAAATCGCTGCCGAACAAGCCGCTGCTGACGCTGCGGAAACACCCACCGCCGATGAAGCTGAAGCCTTGGAACCAGCACAGCAGCCCGGGTTGCCGCTCCAGCCGGTCCCGGCACCTCGCGCAGCGGAACGTGCCGCCGCCGGACTGCTTGAATGCGCGGTCCCAGTGTTTTCCCCGGCCGCCCACATCCGGCACGCGGGATTGTTCCTGGCCTTCCCGGCACTGGAAACCACCGGCCTGCTCAGCTGTGCGAAGGAGGTGTACGGGGCGTTGCCGAATGGTTTCTACGGCCTCGAGTCCGTCCTGATCGATGCCGTGCTGCGGGCGCTGGCTGGGGAAGCCCGGGCCGAGGGTGCCACCCGCTTCGACCCGGTGGAACTCGGACGCGTGTTGGGATTGGATCGGGCCCCGGAAGTAAAAACCATCCGCCGCAGAATCAGCCAACTTGCTGAGGCCGGCAACGCCGGGGAACTGATCGCTGCCCTGGCCAAACACCACCTTGCCGGCACCGGCCCGGGCGGGGAGAACCTGGCCGCGATCCTCTACGTTGACGGACACGTGCGCGCCTACCAAGGCACGAAAAAGATCGGGAAAATCTACTCCACGAGGTTGAAATTCCCGGTCCCGGCTACCGAGGAAACCTGGGTCACAGACGCCCAAGGATCCCCCGTCTTCGTCGTCATGGCCAAACCGGGCGCGTCCCTGGCCGCCGAACTCCGCGGCCTGCTGCCGGAACTGCGCACAGTGGTCGGGGACGAGCGGCGCGTGTTGGTCGGCTTCGATAGGGGAGGCTGGTCACCGGCGTTGTTCAAGCACATGGATGCGGCCGGTTTTGACGTGCTGACCTGGCGCAAAGGCACCACCAAAGACATCGAAGAGAAATTATTCACTGAGGTCTCCCACACCGACGACCACGGGGAAGAACGCAAATGGTCGGTCGCCGACACGATCGTTGACCTCCCCCTGGCAACAACGAAGAAAACCGGCGAAGTCTTCAGCATCCGGCAGATCAGCCGGATCGTGGGCACCACCGGTGGAGGCACACGGCAAATCCACATCCTCACCACCGACCGTGACCTTCCCGCCGGGGAACTCGTGTATCGAATGGGCAATAGGTGGCGGCAGGAAAACCAGTTCCGCTACGCCCGCATGCACTTCGAGCTCGACTCCCACGACTCCTACACCAGCATCGACGACGACGAAGACCGGATGGTTCCGGATCCTGCGAAGGCCAAGGCTTACCAAAAAGTCGTTGCCGCCCGTAATGCCCATGCCGAGGCCGCCGCGATCGCTGACATCAACTTGATGGCACTGAAAACACCGTCCGAGGGCTCCAATGAACTAACTGTCACGGTCACCAGCGACATGCACAACCAAGCCATGGCACCGCTCTGGGAGGCAGAAACCGCCTTGATTGCTGCAGAGAAAGCCCACAAGAAGATCCCGGCGAAGCTGCGCCTCGGGGATCTGAACCCGGGCCAGCAAGTCTTGGATACCGAGGTCAAGCTGATCCACACCGGCATCCGCATGGCCGCCTACAACACCGCGATGACCATCGCCCGCGAGATCCGCACCAACACCGGATACAAACGCGCGAACCAGGAAGCCCACGCCCTCATGCGCCAAATCTTCAACCAGCCCGGCCACATCGACACCACCAAGCCCGGCCAGCTCACCATCACCCTTGACCCTCTGCCGACCAAAGCCAAAACCGCGGCCGCCGCCGAACTCTGCAAGCACCTGAACAGCACTGCAACTCTCTACCCCGGCAGCAGCCTCATCCTCAAATACGAGATCAAAACCAAGGCTCCGGCTCTCATCAATTAAATCGTGATGTCCGGAGTCCTGAGCCCGCGGATTTTGACGATATTGCCGTAATCCGCCCGCCGTCGACCGGCTTCGAATTTGGTCCCATCAACGCACGCAACTCGGTCCCGTTGGTCAAACCGCATGGGATGAAAAATGTTAGGACTGCCGGAGCACGATGCCACCGCTCCCAGGCGTTGTGATCGCAGCCATCTTGTCCGCGTGACCGATCTGGGGCATTCTCTTCTAAGCCTCACGTAGAACCAAATACGAGGCGGTTGAAGTGGCCCGCTTCCGACCAACTCAATCTATCCGTACGTCCTGATCGGTATGTGCGAACAGCTCAGGTGGTGCGCGTTGCAGGAGAACGTCGACTCCTTGCGGGGCCCGTCTCTCTTGGGCTGATGCGTTCTTCGTGCGGCCAAAATATTTTGGCATATTTTGGCTGGTTTTGGCGCTTGACTGCGATAAGCGAGGGTACGTAGGCTCGTGCCAAGACGTTTTGCCAAAACGTTTCTTCATCGCCAAACCGGTGAAGCCCCCCTCGCGGTTGGCGCCGCACTAAATTGAATTCGGAGTAACGATGCTTCGCACAAAACTGACGGGGTCGCGCCGCGTGCGCCTGCCTCGCATGAAGGCGGCCACGGCCGCCGCAGTCGCCACCGCTTCCCTGCTGGCGCTGAGCGCCTGCACGCCGGGCGCCAGCACCAACAGTTCCGCGCCCGTCAAGTCGATCACCGTTTTGGTGGAGGCTGGCGGACATGCTGAACTTCAGCCCATCGCCGACCTGTATGCGAAGGACACCGGCGTGAAGGTGAACTTCGTCGAACTGCCCTATAACGGCCTCTTCAATCGCGTCAACAGCGAGCTGTCCACGGGGAGCGTGTCCTTCGACGTTGCTGCCTTGGACGCGATCTGGCTGCCGACGTTCGCCGCGGGACTTGAGCCGATGAATGACCTGTACACCCCGGCGGTGACGGCGGACAACTTCCCGTCCGTCGTCCAGGAAGCCAAAGTCGGCGCCAACTTCGTTGGAATGCCGGCCTTCACCAACTCGGAGATCCTTTACTACCGCACGGACCTGTTCAACAACAGTGCCAATCAGGCCGCATTCAAGGCGAAGTATGGCTACGACCTGAAGCCGCCGACGACCTGGCAGCAGTACGCGGATGTCGCCGCGTTCTTCACCAAGGACGGCATGTACGGCGCACCTCTTCCGGGAGCCGAGGAAACACAGTACCTTGCGGCGCTCTCACAGGCAGGCGAAAAAGAGATGGTCCTGAACTCGGCAGGAACCAAATCGACCCTTGGTGACGCAGCCAGCCTCAAAGCGCTGGACTACTACACCAGCCTCGCGAAGTATGCTCCTGCGGGGGCGGCCGCCGTCGACTGGAATGCGGCGCAGAACCTTTATAACCAGGGCAAGTCGGCGATGATGCTCTTCTGGGCCCACGCCTACCGACAGATCCCCACCAGTTCGCCCGTCTACGGCAAGACCGGAGTCGCTCCCATGATCGCCGGCCCCGCCGGTATTGCCGGAGTCCCCGGGCCCTACTACCTCAGCATTCCCAGGCAGGGAGCGCATCTGTCCGCATCCACGGCATTTGTCAAGTTCGCCTACGACCACAACGCCCTGAGTGCCGACACCTCGCTCGGGCTGGTCGCGCGAATCTCCGCGCTCAAGCAGTATGAGGACAAGCCGGGCTACGCGGCCTACAAGCCGATGGTGACCACCCTTTCGGCGCCGGCTACCATCACTCGTCCGGCGAACGCGAACTGGCAGAACATTGTCAACAACGCGCTGATCCCGATGATTCAGAAGTCCCTGCAGCCCGGGGCGGACAACGCCGCACTCCTCAAGGCCGCCGCGGCCCAAATCGATCAGATCGTTCAGCAATAGCGATGACAGCCATGACTCCTGGGCGGCCGGCCACCCGGCCCGCCGCCCACCGCCCCAGGCCCGTCCCTTCGCCTACCCGTAAACGGTTCCGGCTGACCGACAATCGGTTTGCTGCCCTTTTGATGCTGCCGGCCGCGCTCTTCCTCGCCGCTTTTGTTGCCTGGCCCCTGCTTCAGTTCGTCGTCAACAGCTTCTTCCGCTACAACCCCATCGCCGGCGGCCCACACACCTTTGTCGGGTTCGACAATTATGTCCGGGCCCTGACCTCGGCTGGCTTCAGCAACTCGGTCGTCCGCACCATCGCCTACACCGCGATCGTCGTCACCCTCGAATTCGTCCTCGGCCTGACCGTGGCCCTGCTCTTTAGCGGGCTGGGTGACCGCTCCCGCTTTTTCCGGACGGTATTCCTCTACCCGCTGATGATCGCCCCGATTGTCGCCGGTCTGCTTTGGCGCTTTCTGCTCATCGACAATTCCGGGATCGTCAACCAGCTGCTGTTCGACGCGCACCTCACCTCGTCCCCCAACCAGATCCAGTGGTTGAGCGACCCGAACATTGCGTTGTTCTCCGTTGCCCTGCCCGATATCTGGCTCACCACTTCCTTCATCTCACTCGTCCTCTTCGCGGGCCTGCAGAACGTCCCCGGCGAGATCATCGAGGCGGCACGAATCGATGGAGCACGCTATCCAACCCTGCTCTTTCGGATCATCCTGCCGCTGCTGCGCCCGGTGATCGCCGTCGCGCTCATCGTGAGAGGCGTCGACGCCGCGCGGGCATTCGACGTAATCGTCGTGCAAACCAATGGTGGCCCCCAGAACTCGACGAATGTCCTTTCGCTGCTCGTCTACAACACCCAGATCGCCAACGGAAACCCCGGTCTGGCGAGCGCCATGGGAACGATCTACCTATTTGCGTTGATGGTCATTGCCGTCATCGCTGTTCTCACCATCTGGCGCCCTGGGAGTGATAACTGATGAACGGACTCGAGTCACGACGCGGCAGCACCCGCGCCATACTCTGGACGGCACTGACCGTGCTCGTCGTCCTGTACGCCTTCCCCTTCGTCTACATGCTGTTCACCTCGTTCAAGACGCCGATCGAGACGAACGCCATTCCACCCACGATCCTGCCCTCGACCTGGACGATCCAGAACTACATCACTGCCTTGACTACGCAAGGCGTTCCGCAGTCGTTTGTGAACAGCATCCAGACCGCAGTGATAAGCACCGTCGTCTCGCTTGTCCTTGCAGTTCCCGCGGCCTACGCGGTGACGCGTTACCGCACCCGCCTGGGCCGGGTCTTCATCCTGCTCGCGCTGGTCATGAGGATGGTGCCGGCGATCGTGGTCGGTGCCCCGCTGATCGCTTTCTTTCACAGTCTCGGACTGTCAGATACCTCCTTCGCCCTTGCACTCGCGCAGACGACGATCTCGCTTCCCCTGTCCATCTGGCTCCTGGCGAGCTTCTTCGAGGCGGTGCCGGACGAACTCGAAGAGTCCGCGCGGGTCGACGGGTGTTCCCGGCTCGGGTCGCTCTGGAGGATCGTGATCCCGATCACCAGGGGAGGATTGGCGGTCGCCGCGATCTTCGCCTTTCTCGCCTCCTGGAACGACTTCATCTTCGCTTTGCTGCTGACCTCGGTGCGCGCTGTCACAACCCCTTTGCAGATTGCCAACTTCCAGAGCCAGTTCGGCCTGGACTGGGGCACCATGACCTCACTGGCGGTGCTCTACTCGGTTCCGGTGATCGTCCTGGCCATCGTTCTCCAGCGGCACATCGTCGCAGGCCTCACACTCGGCGCGGTCAAAGGTTGACCCGTCGCTCCATGAAAGGACCCTTGGCGCACATGCACTTCTTGCGACCGGACAGCCCGTTTCACGGACTCGCTAACGTGGAGCCTGCGCGCACCCGCCGGGAGTCAACTTCGGCCGCACGGGCGGCAACTGCGACTCGCTATGGGACGAGTGATCCCACACATCGAAACGGGGAGGAAGAGCTATGGCAGTGAAAAGCGCAGGCATCCGAGCTGTCGCCGAAATGGCGGGCGTTTCGGTCACGACCGTGTCGCACGTCCTCAATGACATACCGCACACGCGGATCGCGGAAGAGACGCGGGCACGAGTGCGCCAAGCGGCGAAAGCACTAGGCTACGGACCGAACCGGATGGCGCAGGCTTTACGCACCAACCGGTCAGGACTCATCGGCCTGCTGAGCGAAGAGATCGCAACCACACCCCATGCGGGCAGGATCATTCTGGGTGCCCAGAACGCAGCACGTGAACACGACTTGACCCTGGTCATCATCAACACTGACCGCGAATCCAGCGGCAACTCCCACAGGGACGACGTCCAGGGGCTGATCGACAGGCAAGTGGACGCGATCCTGTACGCGACGATGTATCACCGCCAGGTCCCGCTCCCCTCAAACCTGCAGGGCCTGCCTGTGGTCCTGATCGACTCGACCGATCGGGCCGGAATCGTCCCGGCAGTGGTCCCTGACGAGGTGGGTGGCGCGATAGCCGCCGTCACGCACCTCGTCGAGGCTGGACACACACGCATCGGTTTCCTCAACAACGACGACGACGTGCCGGCGACACACGGACGTCTCGCCGGCTACAAACAGGTGTTGCAGGAGCACGGCGTTCCAATCGACGAAACACTGATTTCCTGCGCACCGTCAGAAACCCTTCCCGGCTACGAGCTTGCTCGAGAAGTCCTCGCTAGGAACGACCGGCCGACCGCCTTGTTCTGTTACAACGACCGGATGGCAATGGGTGCCTACAGGGCCGCAACCGAATTGGGCCTGACCATTCCGCGCGACCTCTCGGTCGTCGGATTCGACAACCAGGAACTCATCGCCGCGAACTTGTTCCCAGGCCTAACCACCGTGGCGCTTCCGCACTATGAAATGGGCGTATGGGCCGTGGAAACCCTCGTGCACCTGCTCAACGCAGACGCCGGGTACGAAGGCGCCGCCGGCACACCCACACTTCTCGACTGCCCACTCGTCCTCCGGGGCTCAGTAGCCAAACCGCGAAAGAACTGAAAGGTACATACGATGTTTCGACTTGCCGCGTCTTGGGTATGGGACTTCTGGATCGCCGACGATGGCGCCCGCTACCACCTCTTCTTCCTGAAGGCGTCCCGCGCCCTCATCGACCCTGACCGGCGTCACTGGCGTGCCACCATCGGACACGCAACGTCCACAGATCTCAGGACGTGGACGGAACACGCCGATGCGGTCATCCCTGACGACTCACCGACGTTCGACGACCTCGCGACGTGGACCGGGTCAGTCGTTCGCGAGGACACCGGCATGTGGCGGATGTTCTATACGGCTGTCAGTCGCGCCGAAGGCGGCCTCAACCAGCGCATCAGCTCCGTCGTCTCCGACGATCTCGTCACGTGGCGTCGAGAGCCCAACAGGCAGGTTCTGGAACCGGACGCCCGGTGGTATGAAACCGCCGAAACGAGAAAGTGGCCGGACCAGGCATGGCGGGACCCGTGGGTGTTCCGCGACCACGACACCTGGCACATGCTGATCACAGCACGAGCCAACCACGGCGATCCCGATAACCGAGGCGTCATCGGGCACGCAACCTCACCGGATCTGACCCACTGGACCGTTCAGCCGCCGCTGTCCGAGCCGGGCGCCGGATTTGGGCACATCGAAGTCGCCCAAACCCTGATCGTCGACGGCCAACCGGTCGGCCTGTTCTCCTGCCTCGCTTCCGAACTGGCGCACGAACGCCATGCCGAAAACCCGGTTGGCGGGGTTTGGGCGTTCCCTACCGAATCCTTGACCGGGCCATTCCAGACGGCGGATGCGTACCGGCTCACAGACGAGCGACTCTATGTGGGTCGGCTGGTTCAGGACCGCGCCGGAGCGTGGCAGTTCCTAGCGTTCCTGAACGAGGACCAAAACGGCAGCTTCGGCGGTGAGATCACCGACCCGCAGCCCGTCAGTTGGGCCAACGGCCGGCTCACGATCGAAGCAAAGAACCAGGCAGAAACGCTCGAAGCCAGAGTTCCCTCGTGAGCACGGACGCACTCGTCGTCGGGGAGGCGCTCATCGACGACGTCGTCGTTGAGTCTGACCGCGTGGGTCACTATCCGGGCGGATCACCCGCCAACGTGGCGCTTGGCCTCTCCCGGCTGAATCTCGTCACCCGTTTGCACACCGCAATTGGAGACGACGAAGACGGGGAACTGATCAGAAAGCACCTGAGTGAATCCGGTGTGCTCCTTACCGCAGAATCCGGAACGAATTCCCCGACATCCAAAGCGATCGCGACCCTCGCAGATGACGGATCGGCAAGCTACGAATTCGCTTTGAGTTGGGACCCCCTCAACCTCGACGATCTCGGAGCTCCGAAGGTCATCCACACCGGTTCCTTGGGAGCGTTCCTGGACCCCGGTTCCGACATCACCCGAGACATTATCCGACGAGGCCGAGCCGCCGGTGCACTGATAACGTTCGATCCGAACGTGCGACCGGCCCTCATCCCAGACTCAGACAAGACCCGCAAACTCTTCAAGGCACTCACCTTCTCCAGCCACCTCATAAAGCTCAGCGATGAAGACGCCGAGTTCCTCTTCCCGGGAAAACCCCTCGACTATGTCCTCGATCTCCTCATCGACGGCGGGCCGGCCGTGGCTGGGATCACATGCGGAAGCAGGGGCGCATTGCTCGGGAGCGGTCAGCATCGGATCAGTATCCCGTCCGTCAAAACCACAGTCGCGGACTCGGTGGGCGCCGGCGATTCCTTCATGGCGGCCCTGATCTCGGCCCTTGCCTTCGAAGGTGGCGGCTGGGACGGGCAACCGATTCCCGTGCGGCGACTCGAGGAGATCGGCGGGAAAGCAGCCCGTGCAGCGGCCATCACAGTCTCCAGGCCTGGCGCTGACCTCCCGACCCTCAACGAGCTCATGAGGGCCAACCCAGGATCTGAGCCTGAAATCGAAGGCCAGCCCCGCCCTCATCCAATCTGTGTGTCCAATCGCCACCCTGAGCCGCCTGCAATGCCAACACCATCTACACAGAAAGAGGTCAACCATTGAAGGAACAGTCCCAGCCCACGCGCCGCGCTGTCGTTCAGGGCGCGGCGACCGCGGCCGCGCTCACAGCGCTCAACTTTCTAAACGCCAAACCGGCGATGGCCGAAACAACGCCACCGCGCCCAACGAAACAGCCCACACCCCAGCGCCGAGTCCCTGTCGGCCTCCTGTAACCGCCAATTTTCAAACCAGCGAGAGAGAAACAGATGGAACCCAACGTGTACGACGTCACCGATTGGAAGACCCCTGGGAAACCAATCCACCCCCAAGACGACATCGGCGCCGTGATCAACAGCATCATCGCCGACATCAAGAAACGACAGACGAACCAGTCAGACAAGCCTGGCGCCGTCATCTATATCCCGCCGGGCACGTACTCACTGAAGACCCGCGTCATCGTCGATGTAAGCTTCCTGACCATCCGGGGATCCGGACATGGATTCACTTCACTTTCGATTCGCTACAACTCGGATACGACCGGATGGCATGAAATCAACCCCGGCGGCAGCCACATCAAAGTCGAGAACACCGACGGCAACGCCGAAGCCTTCATCGTCTCCCGCCAGGGAAATCCACGCCTGAGCGCAGTCGCCTTCGAGAACTTCTGCCTCGACGGTGTCTCATTTGGCAGCAACGAAAACTCCTACCGAAACGGCAAGGTCGGAATCAGCTTCGCAACAGACAACGACTCCGCACGAATCCGCGGAATGGGAATGGTCTACCTTGAGCACGCACTGCTCGTCCAGGGCCCGGATGCCCTGGACGTCTCCGGTAACTTCCTCGCCGAGTGCGGAACGTGCGTCATGATCATCGGTGGCAGCCAAGCGTCGAAAATTTCAGAGAACCATCTCGGCGCCGGGCCGGTCGGTTTCACGATCTTCGCGGAGAACAGCAACGGCCTGCTGATCACCGGCAACAACATCTTCCCGCGAGGAATCGACTCCGTTCACCTCAAGAACTCGTTCCGCTCCAACATCTCCGCGAACCGCCTCCAGTCCTTCTACCCCGGAAGCATCACACTCGAAGGCGACTGCAAGGAGAACCTGATCAGTTCCAACATGTTCGAGCGCCAGGTCGAGTCGTACGGCCCCTTCATCGGCATCGGCAACGGCCTCGACGACGATTTTGGGGTCGTGCAGGTCAACGGCGACGGGAACACCATCACCGCCAACCATGTCACCCTGATCATCCCACCCGAACAGGTCAAACCAGCCGGCGGAACCGCGGCGATCTTCCGCATCAAGAGCGGCGATCAGAACCTCATCGGCACCAACCACATCATCTCCAACCTCTCGGTCCACACGGTGGTGCTCGACGTCGGGACCACCAACTCGCACGTCTTCGACAGCGGAACCGAGGCACAGCTGCTGGCGAACTCCACCAGTTACGGATTCCGCCCCACTCCATAACACACCAGGCACGTAAGGGGGCCCTGTCCGGTTCCCCGATCCCGCGGACGACTGGGACTGAAAAACCACGACACAAAGGGAAAACCTATGTCAAGCAACAA
This genomic stretch from Arthrobacter dokdonellae harbors:
- a CDS encoding carbohydrate ABC transporter permease; translated protein: MLPAALFLAAFVAWPLLQFVVNSFFRYNPIAGGPHTFVGFDNYVRALTSAGFSNSVVRTIAYTAIVVTLEFVLGLTVALLFSGLGDRSRFFRTVFLYPLMIAPIVAGLLWRFLLIDNSGIVNQLLFDAHLTSSPNQIQWLSDPNIALFSVALPDIWLTTSFISLVLFAGLQNVPGEIIEAARIDGARYPTLLFRIILPLLRPVIAVALIVRGVDAARAFDVIVVQTNGGPQNSTNVLSLLVYNTQIANGNPGLASAMGTIYLFALMVIAVIAVLTIWRPGSDN
- a CDS encoding carbohydrate kinase family protein, producing MSTDALVVGEALIDDVVVESDRVGHYPGGSPANVALGLSRLNLVTRLHTAIGDDEDGELIRKHLSESGVLLTAESGTNSPTSKAIATLADDGSASYEFALSWDPLNLDDLGAPKVIHTGSLGAFLDPGSDITRDIIRRGRAAGALITFDPNVRPALIPDSDKTRKLFKALTFSSHLIKLSDEDAEFLFPGKPLDYVLDLLIDGGPAVAGITCGSRGALLGSGQHRISIPSVKTTVADSVGAGDSFMAALISALAFEGGGWDGQPIPVRRLEEIGGKAARAAAITVSRPGADLPTLNELMRANPGSEPEIEGQPRPHPICVSNRHPEPPAMPTPSTQKEVNH
- a CDS encoding NosD domain-containing protein, whose protein sequence is MEPNVYDVTDWKTPGKPIHPQDDIGAVINSIIADIKKRQTNQSDKPGAVIYIPPGTYSLKTRVIVDVSFLTIRGSGHGFTSLSIRYNSDTTGWHEINPGGSHIKVENTDGNAEAFIVSRQGNPRLSAVAFENFCLDGVSFGSNENSYRNGKVGISFATDNDSARIRGMGMVYLEHALLVQGPDALDVSGNFLAECGTCVMIIGGSQASKISENHLGAGPVGFTIFAENSNGLLITGNNIFPRGIDSVHLKNSFRSNISANRLQSFYPGSITLEGDCKENLISSNMFERQVESYGPFIGIGNGLDDDFGVVQVNGDGNTITANHVTLIIPPEQVKPAGGTAAIFRIKSGDQNLIGTNHIISNLSVHTVVLDVGTTNSHVFDSGTEAQLLANSTSYGFRPTP
- a CDS encoding LacI family DNA-binding transcriptional regulator; translated protein: MAVKSAGIRAVAEMAGVSVTTVSHVLNDIPHTRIAEETRARVRQAAKALGYGPNRMAQALRTNRSGLIGLLSEEIATTPHAGRIILGAQNAAREHDLTLVIINTDRESSGNSHRDDVQGLIDRQVDAILYATMYHRQVPLPSNLQGLPVVLIDSTDRAGIVPAVVPDEVGGAIAAVTHLVEAGHTRIGFLNNDDDVPATHGRLAGYKQVLQEHGVPIDETLISCAPSETLPGYELAREVLARNDRPTALFCYNDRMAMGAYRAATELGLTIPRDLSVVGFDNQELIAANLFPGLTTVALPHYEMGVWAVETLVHLLNADAGYEGAAGTPTLLDCPLVLRGSVAKPRKN
- a CDS encoding extracellular solute-binding protein — its product is MLRTKLTGSRRVRLPRMKAATAAAVATASLLALSACTPGASTNSSAPVKSITVLVEAGGHAELQPIADLYAKDTGVKVNFVELPYNGLFNRVNSELSTGSVSFDVAALDAIWLPTFAAGLEPMNDLYTPAVTADNFPSVVQEAKVGANFVGMPAFTNSEILYYRTDLFNNSANQAAFKAKYGYDLKPPTTWQQYADVAAFFTKDGMYGAPLPGAEETQYLAALSQAGEKEMVLNSAGTKSTLGDAASLKALDYYTSLAKYAPAGAAAVDWNAAQNLYNQGKSAMMLFWAHAYRQIPTSSPVYGKTGVAPMIAGPAGIAGVPGPYYLSIPRQGAHLSASTAFVKFAYDHNALSADTSLGLVARISALKQYEDKPGYAAYKPMVTTLSAPATITRPANANWQNIVNNALIPMIQKSLQPGADNAALLKAAAAQIDQIVQQ
- a CDS encoding helix-turn-helix domain-containing protein encodes the protein MVAALFFLHGQASFSWDGGDEAGRRWAAVRLAALKAAGVAEIAAAFDVTPTTVWLWKQLLTEGGIAALVPEKKGPKRASRLTESVIARIVELRSTGLSQQAVGNAVGVSEFSVRRALKIAAEQAAADAAETPTADEAEALEPAQQPGLPLQPVPAPRAAERAAAGLLECAVPVFSPAAHIRHAGLFLAFPALETTGLLSCAKEVYGALPNGFYGLESVLIDAVLRALAGEARAEGATRFDPVELGRVLGLDRAPEVKTIRRRISQLAEAGNAGELIAALAKHHLAGTGPGGENLAAILYVDGHVRAYQGTKKIGKIYSTRLKFPVPATEETWVTDAQGSPVFVVMAKPGASLAAELRGLLPELRTVVGDERRVLVGFDRGGWSPALFKHMDAAGFDVLTWRKGTTKDIEEKLFTEVSHTDDHGEERKWSVADTIVDLPLATTKKTGEVFSIRQISRIVGTTGGGTRQIHILTTDRDLPAGELVYRMGNRWRQENQFRYARMHFELDSHDSYTSIDDDEDRMVPDPAKAKAYQKVVAARNAHAEAAAIADINLMALKTPSEGSNELTVTVTSDMHNQAMAPLWEAETALIAAEKAHKKIPAKLRLGDLNPGQQVLDTEVKLIHTGIRMAAYNTAMTIAREIRTNTGYKRANQEAHALMRQIFNQPGHIDTTKPGQLTITLDPLPTKAKTAAAAELCKHLNSTATLYPGSSLILKYEIKTKAPALIN
- a CDS encoding carbohydrate ABC transporter permease; the protein is MNGLESRRGSTRAILWTALTVLVVLYAFPFVYMLFTSFKTPIETNAIPPTILPSTWTIQNYITALTTQGVPQSFVNSIQTAVISTVVSLVLAVPAAYAVTRYRTRLGRVFILLALVMRMVPAIVVGAPLIAFFHSLGLSDTSFALALAQTTISLPLSIWLLASFFEAVPDELEESARVDGCSRLGSLWRIVIPITRGGLAVAAIFAFLASWNDFIFALLLTSVRAVTTPLQIANFQSQFGLDWGTMTSLAVLYSVPVIVLAIVLQRHIVAGLTLGAVKG
- a CDS encoding glycoside hydrolase family protein yields the protein MFRLAASWVWDFWIADDGARYHLFFLKASRALIDPDRRHWRATIGHATSTDLRTWTEHADAVIPDDSPTFDDLATWTGSVVREDTGMWRMFYTAVSRAEGGLNQRISSVVSDDLVTWRREPNRQVLEPDARWYETAETRKWPDQAWRDPWVFRDHDTWHMLITARANHGDPDNRGVIGHATSPDLTHWTVQPPLSEPGAGFGHIEVAQTLIVDGQPVGLFSCLASELAHERHAENPVGGVWAFPTESLTGPFQTADAYRLTDERLYVGRLVQDRAGAWQFLAFLNEDQNGSFGGEITDPQPVSWANGRLTIEAKNQAETLEARVPS